A region of Arabidopsis thaliana chromosome 5, partial sequence DNA encodes the following proteins:
- a CDS encoding Ribosomal protein S19 family protein (Ribosomal protein S19 family protein; FUNCTIONS IN: structural constituent of ribosome, RNA binding; INVOLVED IN: translation; LOCATED IN: cytosolic small ribosomal subunit, ribosome; EXPRESSED IN: leaf whorl, flower; EXPRESSED DURING: 4 anthesis; CONTAINS InterPro DOMAIN/s: Ribosomal protein S15, eukaryotic/archaeal (InterPro:IPR005713), Ribosomal protein S19/S15 (InterPro:IPR002222), Ribosomal protein S19 conserved site (InterPro:IPR020934); BEST Arabidopsis thaliana protein match is: Ribosomal protein S19 family protein (TAIR:AT5G09500.1); Has 9984 Blast hits to 9984 proteins in 3781 species: Archae - 256; Bacteria - 5293; Metazoa - 278; Fungi - 251; Plants - 1765; Viruses - 0; Other Eukaryotes - 2141 (source: NCBI BLink).) has protein sequence MAINEPEFATAVAVATKKRTFKKFSFRGFNVDALLKMSNVDLAKLFNARVRRRFYRGLKKQPLILIKKLRRAKKEASDENKMKPEVVKTHLRNMIIVPEMIGSVVGVHNGKKFNEIVIKPEMIGHYLAEFSMTCKKVNHHRPRICGCCCFRRSTRFIPLR, from the coding sequence ATGGCGATCAACGAACCAGAGTTTGCCACGGCCGTGGCGGTGgcaacaaagaagagaacGTTCAAGAAATTCTCATTCAGAGGGTTCAACGTTGATGCTCTGCTCAAAATGTCAAACGTTGATCTCGCTAAGCTCTTCAACGCTCGTGTTCGCAGAAGATTCTACAGAGGATTAAAGAAGCAACCTCTGATTCTGATCAAGAAGCTACGAAGGGCGAAGAAAGAAGCAAGCGATGAGAACAAGATGAAGCCTGAAGTGGTGAAAACACATCTAAGGAACATGATCATTGTCCCTGAGATGATTGGAAGTGTTGTCGGAGTGCACAATGGAAAGAAGTTTAATGAAATCGTGATTAAACCTGAGATGATTGGTCATTATCTTGCGGAGTTTTCGATGACTTGCAAGAAGGTTAATCACCATAGACCACGTAtttgtggttgttgttgtttccgtCGGTCCACCAGGTTTATTCCTCTCaggtga
- a CDS encoding 2-oxoglutarate (2OG) and Fe(II)-dependent oxygenase superfamily protein (2-oxoglutarate (2OG) and Fe(II)-dependent oxygenase superfamily protein; CONTAINS InterPro DOMAIN/s: Transcription factor jumonji/aspartyl beta-hydroxylase (InterPro:IPR003347), Transcription factor jumonji (InterPro:IPR013129); BEST Arabidopsis thaliana protein match is: transferases, transferring glycosyl groups (TAIR:AT1G78280.1); Has 35333 Blast hits to 34131 proteins in 2444 species: Archae - 798; Bacteria - 22429; Metazoa - 974; Fungi - 991; Plants - 531; Viruses - 0; Other Eukaryotes - 9610 (source: NCBI BLink).), protein MGIQIIGQIERINGKELSYGDFAERYLAKNQPVVISDLTEDWRAREDWVSENGNPNLHVFATHFGKSRVQVADCDTREFTDQKRLEMSVTEFVEQWTNKDSIEESVLYLKDWHFVKEYPDYTAYQTPPLFSDDWLNVYLDNYQMHEDRDSFQKYDQISCSDYRFVYMGGKGSWTPLHADVFRSYSWSANVCGKKRWLFLPPPQSHLVYDRYMKNCVYDIFEEVNETKFPGFKKTTWLECIQEPGEIIFVPSGWHHQVYNLEDTISINHNWLNAYNLSWVWDLLWKDYKDTEESIEDIRDICDDFEAICQRNLAANTGMNLNDFFLFMSRFSLGNMVLLQSYSDKHKNLNSCSLAMAQNLLMNLSTILKVMMKMISAGGVTAEEVYLDLRETLEDPQFLRFVRDMGRTYARIHMEEEDQFLSSKELLQKLSGLAGPNMQICSPKDLVEMINHHNTFSSQIYFI, encoded by the exons ATGGGAATACAGATTATAGGTCAAATTGAGAGAATCAATGGTAAAGAGCTGAGTTACGGCGATTTTGCAGAGAGATACTTAGCTAAGAACCAGCCAGTGGTAATATCCGATCTCACTGAAGATTGGCGAGCTCGGGAAGATTGGGTCAGTGAGAATGGAAACCCTAATCTCCACGTATTTGCCACTCACTTTGGAAAATCCAGAGTTCAG GTTGCAGATTGTGATACGAGAGAATTTACAGATCAGAAAAGATTAGAAATGTCTGTTACTGAATTTGTGGAGCAATGGACTAATAAGGATTCTATTGAGGAATCTGTTTTGTATCTGAAAGATTGGCACTTTGTGAAG GAGTATCCAGACTATACAGCTTACCAAACACCGCCGTTGTTTTCTGATGATTGGCTTAACGTGTATCTAGACAATTACCAAATGCATGAGGATAGAGATAGTTTCCAGAAGTATGATCAAATAAGCTGCTCTGATTATCGGTTTGTTTATATGGGTGGGAAAG GATCTTGGACACCTCTACATGCTGATGTATTTAGATCTTATAGTTGGTCAGCTAATGTCTGTGGTAAAAAAAGATGGCTTTTCCTTCCTCCTCCTCAAAGTCATCTTGTTTATGACAG gtacATGAAAAATTGCGTTTATGACATTTTTGAAGAGGTGAATGAAACTAAATTCCCTGGTTTTAAGAAG ACCACCTGGCTTGAGTGCATTCAAGAACCCGGTGAAATTATCTTTGTTCCCAGTGGATGGCATCATCAAGTATATAACTTg GAAGACACAATATCTATTAACCACAATTGGCTCAACGCATACAACCTATCTTGGGTG TGGGATCTACTGTGGAAGGACTACAAGGACACTGAAGAGTCAATAGAAGACATAAGAGACATATGTGATGATTTTGAAGCTATCTGCCAACGTAATCTTGCTGCCAACACAG GAATGAATTTAAAtgatttcttcctcttcatgtCACGGTTCTCTTTGGGGAACATGGTTCTACTGCAATCTTACTCtgacaaacacaaaaacctgAATTCGTGTTCATTAGCAATGGCCCAAAACCTGTTAATGAATCTCTCAACTATACTGAAAGtcatgatgaagatgatatcTGCAGGCGGTGTAACTGCAGAGGAAGTGTATCTGGACTTGCGAGAAACACTGGAGGATCCACAGTTTCTCAGATTTGTCAGAGACATGGGAAGAACTTATGCAAGGATTCACATGGAGGAAGAGGATCAGTTTCTTTCTTCGAAAGAATTATTACAAAAGCTCAGTGGTCTTGCAGGTCCAAATATGCAAATATGTTCTCCAAAGGATCTTGTTGAAATGATAAACCATCACAATACTTTTTCCTCCcaaatctattttatttag
- a CDS encoding Plant thionin family protein (Plant thionin family protein; LOCATED IN: endomembrane system; BEST Arabidopsis thaliana protein match is: Plant thionin family protein (TAIR:AT5G63063.1); Has 9 Blast hits to 9 proteins in 2 species: Archae - 0; Bacteria - 0; Metazoa - 0; Fungi - 0; Plants - 9; Viruses - 0; Other Eukaryotes - 0 (source: NCBI BLink).) yields the protein MDKKWSVVMMMFVLVVMAASGGEAASHSCTLKCELTCSDWEFKTPCFKQCMAACEHHPSTSTPSSMKSTVADTKPMEEMRG from the exons ATGGATAAAAAATGGAgtgtggtgatgatgatgttcgTTTTGGTAGTGATGGCTGCCAGTGGAGGAGAAGCAGCAAGTCACTCATGTACATTAAAATGTGAACTCACTTGCAGCGACTGGGAGTTCAAAACACCTTGTTTCAAACAGTGTATGGCCGCATGCGAGCATCATCCATCTACAAGTACTCCTTCTTCAATGAAATCCACAGTCGCA GATACTAAACCGATGGAAGAAATGAGAGGGTAG
- a CDS encoding Plant thionin family protein (Plant thionin family protein; LOCATED IN: endomembrane system; BEST Arabidopsis thaliana protein match is: Plant thionin family protein (TAIR:AT5G63063.1); Has 8 Blast hits to 8 proteins in 2 species: Archae - 0; Bacteria - 0; Metazoa - 0; Fungi - 0; Plants - 8; Viruses - 0; Other Eukaryotes - 0 (source: NCBI BLink).) encodes MENKYSSVVMILVLVVMAAIGGEASDLSCEQKCRSACAGGKGFVHLPECYIDCVRKCKDIPPTIETSRDGRMKA; translated from the exons atggagAACAAGTACTCGAGTGTTgtgatgattttggttttggtggtGATGGCTGCCATTGGAGGAGAAGCATCAGATCTTTCATGTGAACAGAAATGTAGATCAGCATGCGCTGGCGGCAAGGGTTTCGTACACCTTCCGGAGTGCTACATTGACTGTGTACGAAAATGCAAGGACATTCCACCTAC GATTGAGACTTCGAGGGATGGAAGAATGAAAGCATAG
- the LOB gene encoding Lateral organ boundaries (LOB) domain family protein (LATERAL ORGAN BOUNDARIES (LOB); CONTAINS InterPro DOMAIN/s: Lateral organ boundaries, LOB (InterPro:IPR004883); BEST Arabidopsis thaliana protein match is: LOB domain-containing protein 25 (TAIR:AT3G27650.1); Has 986 Blast hits to 981 proteins in 25 species: Archae - 0; Bacteria - 0; Metazoa - 0; Fungi - 0; Plants - 986; Viruses - 0; Other Eukaryotes - 0 (source: NCBI BLink).): MASSSNSYNSPCAACKFLRRKCMPGCIFAPYFPPEEPHKFANVHKIFGASNVTKLLNELLPHQREDAVNSLAYEAEARVRDPVYGCVGAISYLQRQVHRLQKELDAANADLAHYGLSTSAAGAPGNVVDLVFQPQPLPSQQLPPLNPVYRLSGASPVMNQMPRGTGGSYGTFLPWNNGHDQQGGNM, from the coding sequence atggcGTCGTCATCAAACTCATACAACTCACCATGCGCGGCGTGCAAGTTTCTTCGCCGGAAATGCATGCCGGGATGCATATTCGCGCCATATTTTCCACCGGAGGAGCCACACAAATTCGCCAACGTCCACAAAATCTTTGGAGCAAGCAACGTCACGAAGCTCCTCAACGAGCTCCTCCCTCACCAACGTGAAGACGCAGTCAACTCCTTAGCCTATGAGGCCGAGGCACGTGTCCGTGACCCCGTCTATGGCTGCGTCGGAGCCATCTCTTATCTCCAGAGACAAGTCCATAGGCTTCAGAAGGAGCTCGACGCAGCTAATGCTGACTTGGCACATTATGGTTTGTCCACATCAGCCGCCGGAGCACCTGGCAACGTCGTGGACTTGGTTTTTCAGCCTCAGCCGCTTCCGTCGCAGCAACTGCCTCCCTTGAACCCGGTTTATAGGCTTTCGGGGGCAAGTCCGGTGATGAATCAGATGCCACGTGGCACCGGAGGGTCGTATGGGACTTTTCTTCCTTGGAACAATGGTCATGATCAGCAAGGAGGTAACATGTGA
- a CDS encoding S-adenosyl-L-methionine-dependent methyltransferases superfamily protein (S-adenosyl-L-methionine-dependent methyltransferases superfamily protein; INVOLVED IN: biological_process unknown; LOCATED IN: chloroplast; EXPRESSED IN: 18 plant structures; EXPRESSED DURING: 12 growth stages; BEST Arabidopsis thaliana protein match is: S-adenosyl-L-methionine-dependent methyltransferases superfamily protein (TAIR:AT5G44600.1); Has 163 Blast hits to 163 proteins in 58 species: Archae - 2; Bacteria - 69; Metazoa - 2; Fungi - 2; Plants - 84; Viruses - 0; Other Eukaryotes - 4 (source: NCBI BLink).) has product MARELVSLQYLRPPLHISRQFLNLSSPPLTLNLRPKPPQNPIFIRTDSHRNKTSADDNGIPAEDVKTIAKFKSRHNYIRVIEVSRKTNHPLAGSRLLLLDNPGNIHSISFLLKTLTDSYFDVFATLPPIIPPGPIGILGFGAGSTARLILELYPPEIAVHGWELDPSVIDVGREFFGLSKLERDHKDRIFINIGDALNASVKTGFSGILVDLFSKGSVIKELQDPQVWEDLKSRLRYRGRIMVNVGGKCVEAEDSDRDGALVMEETLRVMSQVFGDKLFVLTLGNGNDSSVALTGDLPDLDAWKKRLPRSELRSYVDMWIPYREFCLRY; this is encoded by the coding sequence ATGGCCAGGGAGCTTGTGTCTCTTCAATACCTCCGACCTCCACTTCACATTTCTCGTCAATTTCTAAacctctcttctcctcctttaACTCTCAATCTCCGGCCAAAACCTCCGCAAAATCCAATCTTTATCCGAACCGACTCTCACCGCAACAAAACTTCCGCCGACGATAACGGAATCCCAGCAGAGGACGTCAAAACCATCGCCAAATTCAAATCCCGTCACAATTACATCAGAGTCATCGAAGTTTCACGAAAAACCAATCACCCACTCGCTGGTTCTCGTCTCCTCCTTCTCGATAATCCCGGTAACATCCATAGCATCTCTTTCCTTCTTAAAACCTTAACCGATAGTTACTTCGACGTTTTCGCTACTCTGCCTCCGATTATACCTCCCGGACCAATTGGTATTCTCGGATTCGGAGCTGGTTCAACAGCTAGATTGATTCTTGAGCTTTATCCTCCTGAGATCGCTGTCCATGGATGGGAACTTGACCCTTCCGTGATTGACGTTGGTAGAGAGTTCTTTGGTCTCTCTAAGCTCGAAAGAGATCATAAAGATAGGATTTTTATCAACATTGGTGATGCTTTGAACGCTAGTGTTAAAACCGGGTTTTCGGGTATTTTAGTGGATTTGTTTAGTAAAGGGAGTGTGATCAAAGAGCTTCAAGATCCTCAAGTGTGGGAGGATTTGAAATCTAGGTTGAGATATAGAGGGAGGATTATGGTGAATGTTGGAGGTAAATGTGTGGAAGCTGAGGATTCAGATAGAGATGGAGCTTTGGTTATGGAGGAAACGTTGAGAGTGATGAGTCAGGTTTTTGGAGATAAGCTATTTGTTCTAACGCTTGGGAATGGGAATGATAGCTCGGTAGCTTTAACGGGTGATTTACCGGATCTTGATGcgtggaagaagagattacCGCGTAGTGAATTGAGAAGCTATGTTGATATGTGGATACCTTATAGAGAATTCTGCTTGAGATATTAG
- the HDA6 gene encoding histone deacetylase 6 (histone deacetylase 6 (HDA6); FUNCTIONS IN: histone deacetylase activity; INVOLVED IN: response to salt stress, gene silencing, posttranscriptional gene silencing, response to abscisic acid stimulus, histone deacetylation; LOCATED IN: nucleus, chloroplast envelope; EXPRESSED IN: 23 plant structures; EXPRESSED DURING: 13 growth stages; CONTAINS InterPro DOMAIN/s: Histone deacetylase (InterPro:IPR003084), Histone deacetylase superfamily (InterPro:IPR000286); BEST Arabidopsis thaliana protein match is: histone deacetylase 1 (TAIR:AT4G38130.1); Has 8759 Blast hits to 8549 proteins in 1444 species: Archae - 221; Bacteria - 3162; Metazoa - 1525; Fungi - 546; Plants - 480; Viruses - 0; Other Eukaryotes - 2825 (source: NCBI BLink).) — MEADESGISLPSGPDGRKRRVSYFYEPTIGDYYYGQGHPMKPHRIRMAHSLIIHYHLHRRLEISRPSLADASDIGRFHSPEYVDFLASVSPESMGDPSAARNLRRFNVGEDCPVFDGLFDFCRASAGGSIGAAVKLNRQDADIAINWGGGLHHAKKSEASGFCYVNDIVLGILELLKMFKRVLYIDIDVHHGDGVEEAFYTTDRVMTVSFHKFGDFFPGTGHIRDVGAEKGKYYALNVPLNDGMDDESFRSLFRPLIQKVMEVYQPEAVVLQCGADSLSGDRLGCFNLSVKGHADCLRFLRSYNVPLMVLGGGGYTIRNVARCWCYETAVAVGVEPDNKLPYNEYFEYFGPDYTLHVDPSPMENLNTPKDMERIRNTLLEQLSGLIHAPSVQFQHTPPVNRVLDEPEDDMETRPKPRIWSGTATYESDSDDDDKPLHGYSCRGGATTDRDSTGEDEMDDDNPEPDVNPPSS, encoded by the exons ATGGAGGCAGACGAAAGCGGCATCTCTCTGCCGTCGGGACCCGACGGACGTAAGCGGCGAGTCAGTTACTTCTACGAGCCGACGATCGGAGACTACTACTACGGTCAAGGCCACCCGATGAAGCCTCACCGGATCCGTATGGCTCATAGCCTAATCATTCACTATCACCTCCACCGTCGCTTAGAAATCAGTCGCCCTAGCCTCGCTGACGCCTCCGATATCGGCCGATTCCATTCGCCGGAGTATGTTGACTTCCTCGCTTCCGTTTCGCCGGAATCTATGGGCGATCCTTCCGCTGCACGAAACCTAAGGCGATTCAATGTCGGTGAGGATTGTCCTGTCTTCGACggactttttgatttttgccGTGCTTCCGCCGGAGGTTCTATTGGTGCTGCCGTCAAATTAAACAGACAGGACGCTGATATCGCTATCAATTGGGGCGGTGGGCTTCACCATGCTAAGAAAAGCGAGGCTTCTGGGTTTTGCTATGTAAACGACATCGTGCTAGGGATTCTGGAGTTGCTCAAGATGTTTAAG CGGGTTCTCTACATAGATATTGATGTCCACCATGGAGATGGAGTGGAAGAAGCGTTTTACACCACTGATAGAGTTATGACTGTTTCTTTCCACAAATTTGGGGACTTTTTCCCAGGAACTGGTCACATAAGAGATGTTGGCGCTGAAAAAGGGAAATACTATGCTCTAAATGTTCCACTAAACGATGGTATGGACGATGAAAGTTTCCGCAGCTTGTTTAGACCTCTTATCCAGAAGGTTATGGAAGTGTATCAGCCAGAGGCAGTTGTTCTTCAGTGTGGTGCTGACTCCTTAAGTGGTGATCGGTTGGGTTGCTTCAACTTATCAGTCAAGGGTCACGCTGATTGCCTTCGGTTCTTAAGATCTTACAACGTTCCTCTCATGGTGTTGGGTGGTGGAGGGTATACTATTCGAAATGTTGCCCGTTGCTGGTGTTATGAG ACTGCAGTTGCTGTTGGAGTAGAGCCGGACAACAAACTCCCTTACAATGAGTATTTTGAGTATTTCGGCCCAGATTATACGCTTCATGTCGACCCAAGTCCTATGGAGAATTTAAACACGCCCAAAGATATGGAGAGGATAAG gAACACGTTGCTGGAACAACTTTCGGGACTAATACACGCACCTAGCGTCCAGTTTCAGCACACACCACCAGTCAATCGAGTTTTGGACGAG CCGGAAGATGACATGGAGACAAGACCAAAACCTCGCATCTGGAGTGGAACTGCGACTTATGAATCAGACAGTGACGATGATGATAAACCTCTTCATGGTTACTCATGTCGTGGTGGCGCAACTACGGACAG GGACTCTACCGGTGAAGATGAAATGGATGACGATAACCCAGAGCCAGACGTGAATCCTCCATCGTCTTAA
- a CDS encoding P-loop containing nucleoside triphosphate hydrolases superfamily protein (P-loop containing nucleoside triphosphate hydrolases superfamily protein; FUNCTIONS IN: helicase activity, nucleic acid binding, ATP binding, ATP-dependent helicase activity; EXPRESSED IN: 22 plant structures; EXPRESSED DURING: 10 growth stages; CONTAINS InterPro DOMAIN/s: DNA/RNA helicase, DEAD/DEAH box type, N-terminal (InterPro:IPR011545), RNA helicase, DEAD-box type, Q motif (InterPro:IPR014014), RNA helicase, ATP-dependent, DEAD-box, conserved site (InterPro:IPR000629), DEAD-like helicase, N-terminal (InterPro:IPR014001), DNA/RNA helicase, C-terminal (InterPro:IPR001650), Helicase, superfamily 1/2, ATP-binding domain (InterPro:IPR014021); BEST Arabidopsis thaliana protein match is: DEA(D/H)-box RNA helicase family protein (TAIR:AT1G55150.1); Has 35333 Blast hits to 34131 proteins in 2444 species: Archae - 798; Bacteria - 22429; Metazoa - 974; Fungi - 991; Plants - 531; Viruses - 0; Other Eukaryotes - 9610 (source: NCBI BLink).): MSSYDRRFADPNSYRQRSGAPVGSSQPMDPSAAPYNPRYTGGGGGYGPSPVMAGDNSGYNRYPSFQPPSGGFSVGRGGGRGGYGQYGDRNGGGNWGGGGGRGGSSKRELDSVSLPKQNFGNLVHFEKNFYVESPTVQAMTEQDVAMYRTERDISVEGRDVPKPMKMFQDANFPDNILEAIAKLGFTEPTPIQAQGWPMALKGRDLIGIAETGSGKTLAYLLPALVHVSAQPRLGQDDGPIVLILAPTRELAVQIQEESRKFGLRSGVRSTCIYGGAPKGPQIRDLRRGVEIVIATPGRLIDMLECQHTNLKRVTYLVLDEADRMLDMGFEPQIRKIVSQIRPDRQTLLWSATWPREVETLARQFLRDPYKAIIGSTDLKANQSINQVIEIVPTPEKYNRLLTLLKQLMDGSKILIFVETKRGCDQVTRQLRMDGWPALAIHGDKTQSERDRVLAEFKSGRSPIMTATDVAARGLDVKDIKCVVNYDFPNTLEDYIHRIGRTGRAGAKGMAFTFFTHDNAKFARELVKILQEAGQVVPPTLSALVRSSGSGYGGSGGGRNFRPRGGGRGGGFGDKRSRSTSNFVPHGGKRTW, encoded by the exons ATGAGCTCGTATGATCGTAGATTTGCTGATCCAAATTCGTATCGCCAACGCTCTGG CGCCCCAGTTGGTTCGTCTCAGCCGATGGATCCTTCCGCCGCACCATACAACCCACGGTAcactggtggtggtggaggataTGGACCATCTCCGGTAATGGCCGGTGATAATTCCGGCTATAATCGGTACCCATCTTTCCAGCCACCTAGTGGCGGTTTCTCTGTTGGCCGCGGTGGTGGAAGAGGTGGATATGGTCAATACGGCGATAGAAACGGCGGAGGGAATtggggaggaggaggaggacgtGGCGGATCGAGTAAAAGAGAGCTAGATAGTGTTTCTCTTCCGAAGCAGAATTTTGGGAATCTTGTACATTTTGAGAAGAATTTCTATGTGGAGAGTCCCACTGTGCAAGCTATGACAGAGCAGGATGTTGCAATGTACAGAACCGAGAGGGATATATCCGTTGAAGGTCGTGATGTTCCTAAGCCGATGAAGATGTTCCAAGATGCTAACTTTCCAG ATAACATTCTTGAAGCAATTGCTAAATTGGGATTTACTGAGCCAACACCTATACAAGCTCAGGGATGGCCGATGGCGTTGAAGGGTAGGGATTTGATTGGTATTGCTGAGACTGGCTCTGGTAAGACATTGGCTTACTTGTTACCAGCATTGGTTCACGTTAGTGCACAACCTCGATTAG GTCAGGATGATGGCCCCATTGTGTTAATATTAGCTCCCACAAGAGAACTAGCTGTTCAGATTCAAGAGGAATCAAGGAAATTCGGGTTGAGGTCTGGTGTTAGAAGTACTTGTATCTATGGTGGTGCTCCTAAAGGACCTCAGATTCGTGATCTTAGAAGag GTGTTGAGATTGTAATTGCTACACCTGGTCGTTTGATTGATATGTTGGAATGTCAACACACTAATTTGAAGAGAGTGACTTACCTTGTACTGGATGAGGCTGACAGAATGTTAGACATGGGATTTGAACCCCAAATTAGAAAGATTGTATCTCAG ATCCGACCTGATAGACAAACACTTCTTTGGAGTGCAACATGGCCACGAGAGGTTGAAACTCTTGCCAGGCAGTTTCTACGAGATCCATATAAG GCCATTATTGGATCAACAGATCTAAAAGCTAACCAGTCTATTAACCAAGTAATCGAGATTGTACCGACGCCAGAGAAATACAACAG GCTCCTTACACTACTTAAACAGTTAATGGATGGGAGTAAAATCCTAATTTTTGTGGAGACAAAGAGAGGGTGTGATCAAGTGACTAGACAATTGAGAATGGACGGATGGCCAGCTCTTGCCATACATGGTGACAAGACCCAATCGGAAAGAGACCGAGTCTTGGCAGAATTTAAGAGTGGACGAAGCCCGATAATGACTGCCACTGATGTAGCAGCAAGGGGACTTG aTGTGAAGGACATTAAATGTGTGGTTAATTATGATTTCCCAAATACATTGGAGGATTACATCCATAGGATTGGTCGAACCGGGCGTGCAGGAGCTAAAGGAATGGCCTTTACATTCTTCACACATGACAATGCTAAGTTTGCGAGAGAGCTTGTCAAGATCCTTCAAGAAGCTGGTCAAGTTGTACCTCCTACTCTCTCCGCACTAGTCCGATCATCTGGTTCTGGTTATGGAG GTTCAGGTGGTGGAAGAAACTTCAGGCCAAGAGGAGGAGGACGTGGTGGTGGGTTTGGAGATAAACGGTCAAGATCGACTTCAAACTTTGTACCTCACGGTGGAAAGAGGACTTGGTAA